TACAGTATGCTGAGGATTTGAGgaaaacagtatttttattttagatCAGAGTCATAACAAGGTCAAGCAAGCCATGTTGTCATAATTGCTTGTAATCCACTATAAGATTATGTAAAGTTGTGGTTCTTTCTGGTTTCATTTAGTGTGATGAGAGAGAGGGTGTCGTGATTGCTACTACAGGTTTTTGAATCATGTTAAAAATTTTAAGTGACAGCTGGTGAagatataaaaacaataaatgggATAATTCAGTCCCATAAAGGAGATAAGTGCTGCTTCTGTAGAATTTGATAAACATCTGGGGGTTTTCCCAAATTATAAATATTGcacaaaaagaatataaaatattaatttctttgaaaatgtgGTTTATTTCCATTCTGCATTTTAACATAAGACATCTggtataaatataaatgttgtacatTAACAAGCAGTGTTAAAAAAAGTAAGACATATATGGCATCAGCATACATGAAACATCTGTAAATATAATCCCCACAGTGTACAAGTGCAAAAATGCTATTGTAATCCATGGTTAACTTTAAGGAACGCTTTTTGAAttgatatttttataatttttaaaaatacctttctaTAGCATTTCCTTCCTTAATGCCCTTAGAGAAACCCACACGTATTATAACATAATTTGAATTTTTGAAAGTTAATTTTATGAGAACCAGTACTTAAATGGAAGATTTCTATGTGTgaattttctaaataaaaaacCTGAGTAAGTATTATCATTTTGCTTAATGGGTTCAGTGCAATGCAATGTATGCAGAGTGCTTTCTTTAATTTAAGGTAATTTTTAGAaggcatattaaaataaaaatataacagtaGTAATATTGCAAAATATGTACTATACTTTTGCTTCTAATCATGGATTTTACCCATTGCTGGTTTATTTCCTAAATCATGTGCATTAAGCTTAGTTACCCTGATCATAATATGTCATTGTGTTGCAGTTATGATTTGATAAATTGCTATGTAGTAAAGATTTTGCTTCCATGCTCAAACACAGCTTGAACAAATTGTTTGAAGACTCTGTCCATGTATGTGCATTTTCTTGGCCACAGACCTTCCAGAAAACCAATATGGCCTCCATAAGAAGTAAGGATCAAAGCTATGTTAGGattttgttttgcaatttctATTGGTATGGCTAAGAAGGGGAAAAAGATagggaaagaaaatataaattacCATTTCAGTGTTACTCTTTCAAATCTCTCATGCAGTATGTGCAATTTAACAGATGGTTTCAGTTAAGTACAGGTTCATGGGTACAGGACACTGTTTATCCAAGATCAGTATTGTTAataatagaaatatatattaGATGAGATATAAAATCCTGATATACTGTTTCAAATGACACAGTTGTAACCCTGGGCTGCTGTCTTTTCATTCTTATGTAATTTTAGATTGATAAAAACTAAACAGAAAAGAAGTTTAAGGCTTAAAAAAACCAGTGTTCTGATATTGCAGTATACTGAGTTCCTTTCTGACTAAGTAATTGTTATTGGTATAAAAGCTGGAACACCAGAAGCCCATTATGCTGCAGCCCAGCTAAGTACTATtttcccattacagtggtgcctcgcatagtgaggttaatccgttccggattaaccttcgctatactgaaacatcgctgtgcggaaataaaaaagccatagaaacgcattgaactttgttcaatgcgttcctatggcttgaaaactcaccgctatgcgaggttctgccatagcgccgccatttttgtgccctcggtaagcgagggcagggcgcaaaaatgcggcgcggaccttccggcggccattttggaaccgccgatcagctgttctcccccgctttgttatgcgatattcgctaagcgaaatctccataggggccatcgctgagtgaatgctccagtgatggcccagagcgcctcgttaagcgatttcaacgctcagcgaggcactcgttaagcgaggcaccactgtatatttcaggTAAAATTCAAAGTTCTTTCTCAAGATCAACCAAGTACATCttggtaaaggggggggggtatcaaCTTGCCATGATCTGGTGAGAAAACATCATCCAGAGAATTTAAGCACAACACTGGAATTCCAATTCTCTTCAGTCTTCGACAAGGACTAGCATCTGCATAGTAATCATCAATTGTACGATAACCAAACATGACTGAGGTGAACTGTTGATCAAACTCCCTAATAGTCTTAGCCTGAAATACAGAAGTCATATTAAGGTTGCATCTAAGTAATGTTGAAATTAGAGATTTTTAATATAATCATTATCATACCTTCATGACAAGATTCATATTACATAGCTTATCAAACATGTGTCGATGTCtgtaaaataaagggaaaaaagggttgGCATGAAAACTGGATCAGAAGTCTTCATATGCAGAAACACTGTGTGAAGAATGAGGTCAAAGAGTGCTAGGCCCAACGTCAACCTGGAAATGCAGATGGCTGAAAATTAATACTTATTCCCATCCACATGGCTTCCAGTGAGGGTCAAGATGTGTAGTTAATGCCACGCATATGGGCATTGTTCTTGTGGTGGCAACCATGCAGAGAAGTGCTGATGTGGTTTGGTTTCCAACAGCAACAAGGCTGCCCAAGGAAACATGGGGACCCTGTTATAAAATGATCCAAAGTCGACTGGAGTCTGACGCAGTCAGTCTGTCCTCCTGCCCTATAGGAATGGAGGTTGACTTACCTAGTTATTGAAGACTGCAAACAAGTGGTTAAGTAGTAATTAAAGAGAAGCCAGTTCACTGGTTTTTCTAGGGAGTTGGCAGATTCAAAAACATTCCATCCTGCTGAAAAAATGGCAGCTGCCTTCAGTGGTGTATCTTTGCCAGCCTTCCCCAGATAGTTTAAAAGAAGCATGctgcaaagagaaaaggaaacaaatgttTGAATTGATGGCTCATGGACCCATGGCATATGGAGACATTTATTTCTCTGGCACTGGAGTCCAAAACATGTATACAAGCAAATATACTTAGATATTGGACTCCGTGTGAAGGCAGTGCCAGTCATGCGTGGCAGTGGTACTGCAGTTCCAAATTTCTAATGGTGTCTCAGGAGGAAGACGGTGGCAGTCttaaaatagattaaaacaaAGCATTACATGGATGATTGGGATGAATACAGAACGGCTTCTTTTCTGGATCTACTGTGTTACACATATTCTTCAGAACAACTGACATATTCTGCATCAATagtagtactgtacagtggtgccccgcatagcgacgataatccgttctggataaatcgtcgctatccggaatcgtcgctatccgaaaccaaaaatcccataggaacacactgaaaccccttcaatgcattcctatgggggataaactcaccgctatgcggaaatcccccatacagccgccattttggCCGCCCCATATGCGAGGggaagggtgcgaaaacgctgcaggtggccattttttcttccagcggccattttggaactgccgatcagctgtttctaaaacattgcaatgcgaagatcggtaagcaaaacgcttaccgatcatcgcaatgcaatgttttcccattcagaacatcgcaatgcaatcgcttttgcgattgcaaaatccgcatcgctatgcagattcgtcgttaaccggggcgctcgttatgcgaggcaccactgtactttgtagaATTTTACTACTTGAAGGCACCTGAAGGGCAATTGAGTCCAAGCGTTTACTTCATTCCTCCCAGGATTATAAAAATGGTATTTTCCAGTCGGtattttggaaaatgtgaagTGTGAATATGGCACGTATATTTGCTGCCAATAAATGTTTAGAGTTGTGTAGTGATAagtgacacgatcgcacccaaacgccctctccggagtagagctcggccaggaccctggtatagccaggatctacgagcgatgaagcgaataaggagacagctagagtgcacttggaggaaggaaccgacggtttacaataagattgctgtcaggatcgcaactaaccgttaccttgataaggtaaaggctgctagaagagcttacgtcgctgaccggataagcgaagcatccaaccggcaggcggaacttttccgcatagttcgcgatctatccggaattggccagggtgaagggcctcccactagcatctcacctgaccaatttgcagcgttttttaaatccaaagtggaggccatccgccgtgacctttctccttttttaaatacaatggatcgagcagagatgtccagcgctccgtcctgcccggtaattctcgattcttttcagcctgtaacatcagagctggtagacaaggtgcttgatcgctgtcgggccaccacctcttctctcgacccttgcccggcctggctaatcaaagcagccaggccggtaacaactgaatgggccactgcaataattaatgggtctctccaggagggcaaggtaccccttgccctcaaggagacactcattaggcccatcaggaagaaaccaaatctggcggcggatgaaattggcaattataggcccgtcgccagtgtgtccttcctcagcaaagtggttgagagtgtggtggcagaccagcttcaggcgctcttagatgaaaccaatgctctagacccatttcagtcgggcttcaggccacgctatggtacagagacagcactggtcgcactgctggatgacctgttgagggaggccgatgggggcaatgtgtccttgttggtcctcctcgacatctcagctgactttgataccgtcgaccacggtatcctcctggggaggctctccgagttgggagttggtggcctcgcacttgcctggctccgctccttcctggaggaccgcccccagagagtgcagattggggagaatgtctcggccccgtggaatctcaattgtggggttccacaggggtcgatcatctccccaatgctgtttaacatcttcatgaggccgctgggtggggtcatcagagggtgtggggcatcgtgtcaccagtacgctgatgacacacagctctacatctcttttactccaacttcagtggatgccgtccagtcccttcagcgctgcctggacaccgtactggaatggatgcagtcaaatggattgaggctgaacccggacaagacggaggtcttgagggtgggtggccctcccgtcagcggcataggtgactccctttcttttggagggacgacccttgccacaaagagtgaggtccgcagcttggggatacatctggacccggcgctaaccatggaaacccaggtggcgtccgtggtccgttctgcctattttcatctatggcggattgcccagctgcggccatatcttgatcgcggggccctcactactctagtccacgcgctcgtaatctcgagactagaccattgtaacgcactctacgtggggctgcctttgaggctcttgcggaaactccagatggtccagaatgcagcagccaggcttattagtggggtgagaaaatatcagcacatctcccccactctggctgcgctgcactggttacctattcgtttccgcattgacttcaaagtattaatgattacatataaagccctaaacggtttgggacctcaatatttgtcagatcgcctcttcccacccagatctacccgagtcacccgacatagccagcagggacggctgaggggactgacgccgagggaggcccggaaggagaaaacaagaaaccgggccttctcggcagttgcccctcagctgtggaacacacttcccactgaaattcggctggcaccctcgctgggtgtgttcaaaaaccaactaaaaacatggttattcagacaggccttccccccagtcacctaagttctttcccctttttttctggttcttaatgttgccatcttggataatattaattataataattatgttagttatttttctacattgttttaatgtgttttaatgtttgtaagccgccccgagtagacgttgtctagaggggcggggtagaaattgaataaataaataaaataaataaataagtggtgcTGATCTTTTAATGAGAGCCCAAGAATGGCCATGTATTCCAGTTTATAACCAATGTCTCACCTGTATGTTAAAAAGACTAATGTTGCAATGGAGAAAAAAGAGCTCCATTAGGTACAGATGTGGGCATAAAGAAAACTGTTGTCTTTACTTCCTTTTCTATTAAATCAGCAGATGAATAAATGAGGcttttaatcaaataaataaatagatgtttaTGTCTTAGGATTCTCTTAATAATAGCAATACTGAAAGCCCCAAGAAACACAGTTGACTGTCTTGGTAAATGAACAAAACATCTCCACCTATCAGTGTAATAGACATAACAAGTGAAATTGACTTCCTCCCCTCTCTGTGTCCCTGAATCTGCCACCAACAGTTGAGGGATCCCTGGCAGCAGCCTGCAGGGCATGGAGAGTACagaagggaagagaggaaaggggagtCTCAGTGTGCGAGCAGGAGTCCATTCCAGCACTCATGTCCATTTCATTGGTAGAGGGAAACCACTCAACACTTTTTATTAGTCCCAAGAAACAAACACATACTGTAGTTAAAAGCcttatttatttgcttcatgTGTTGACCATGACATAGTTCTGTGATGATAATTTATAAGCCAACTATGATCATAAAGCTCAGATAAAATGGATTGCCAActtgtgatatacagtggtgccccgcatagcgacattaatccgttccagattaattgtcgctatccggaaacatcgcaatgcggatgggaaaaccccatagaaacgcattaaaattcatttaatgcattcctatggggcccaaactcaccgttatgcgaagatcctccatagcgcttccattttcacgcccttggtaagcgaggaaatcgcgcgaaaatg
This sequence is a window from Pogona vitticeps strain Pit_001003342236 chromosome 4, PviZW2.1, whole genome shotgun sequence. Protein-coding genes within it:
- the ABHD3 gene encoding phospholipase ABHD3 isoform X2; its protein translation is MHSSSKPQLVTGSESFCRFLQDHCPVVTEIYYPTVWCWEGRVQTLLRPFITSRPYVQYRNELITATDGGQISLDCFDNHDSIHYPDSSTRPTILLLPGLTGTSRESYILHMIQQSKALGYRCVVFNYRGVAGENLLTPRTYCAANTEDLETVIHYIHNLYPSAALMASGVSMGGMLLLNYLGKAGKDTPLKAAAIFSAGWNVFESANSLEKPVNWLLFNYYLTTCLQSSITRHRHMFDKLCNMNLVMKAKTIREFDQQFTSVMFGYRTIDDYYADASPCRRLKRIGIPVLCLNSLDDVFSPDHAIPIEIAKQNPNIALILTSYGGHIGFLEGLWPRKCTYMDRVFKQFVQAVFEHGSKIFTT